The DNA region tttgaagtaatgaattcttgttgttgctttgatgtaactataaactatgggtgttaagtaatttttcggtttgtttttttcctcatctttttgaagttacttgaggatgattagtgacttgaagttgaagttgcattctagatgattagtcattttactttaagttgcattttgttgggttttattgcttttaatttgaagtaatgaatttttgttgttgctttgatgtaactataaattatgggtgttaagtaacttttttggtttgtttttttcctcatcCTTTTGAAGTTACTTGAGAATGATTAGTGACTTCACTGACTTAAAGTTGAAATTGCATTCTAGACTTAAAGTTGAAGTTGTATTCtggatgattagtcattttacttgaaattgcattttgttgcttttagtttgaaataatgaatttttgttgttgctttaaTGTAACTATAAACTATGggtgttaagtaatttttttgtttgtttttttcctcatctttttgataaaaaaagaaagctaactatatttttatgaaagccaaaatatcatttttatgaaagattgaaagcccaaaaaaaagctaacaaaaagccaaaatatcatttttaggCTTAGACCCAACAAAAAGCCCATATTCTGGttcaaaaataatagaaaaggcCCATATAGGTGTGGCCTTTTGGGCCTAGtccaaaaaattgaataaaaaaaattacaaaaatgcaATGCGAATAAGCCTGACCTGACCCGCAAACCCGCAAGACCCATAACTATTAAACCCACACCGCAAATACCTGACCCGCGCGGATCTTGGTCATTGGGCTTGGGTGGTGGGTTGAAAAAATCCAAACCTGCAAGTTGTGGGTcgggtgggaaaaaaaaaacctaatccCCGATCCGacccgacccgtgcccagcACTAACAGTGTTTctcaatgcattgggaaacactgtagatgccgaatgcattattaaattataagaaactgattctctcttctttcttttcacaTGTCCTAACAATTATCTCTCATTGAttgcaatgataaaaataaatagtatttaattcgtataggaaaaaaataaggaaatctatgaagttttttttttattggaaacaaaaagtagttttatttccaAACTCGaaggaaaatggttgaaaaGATAGTGTTCTATTAAGGCCACCCAATGGCTAGAACCCCAAATCCGAAATGCCAACTGACGGAGGTTTGGAAGCAACCACCTTTGGGTTTCATCAAGCTCAATTGGGATGCCTCCATTGACAAAGCAGAAAACAGAATGGGCATGGGAATTGTTGCCAGAAACCATGAGGGAGTTGCTGTGGCGGCCTGGTGTGCATCGAGGAATTACATCTCAAATCCTGCATCAGCGGAGTCTCTGGCGGCTTGGAATGTGGCGGTTCTGAACCTTAGGCTGGGGTTGAGGAAGGTGATTGCAGAAGGGGATGCTCTTGAGGTTGTAAATGCACTTACCTCTGATGGGATGTGGATGGGGAGCTACAGGGGAGTGATACAGGAGGCTAAGGAGCTCTGTGGCCCACAGACTTTCAAAGTTTGCTTTAGAATCACGTGTAGACCAGCTTTGGTTAGAGCACTTTCCTGAATGTATTCAGGAACTTATTCTTGTTGAGAAGGTTTATATCAATAATATTTGAAGCACgactttttctataaaaaaaaaaaactgtcttAATATTCATTGACTATTTATCTTATTCTTATATAAAGATGTAAGataatgttaaattattagtttaaattaataattaaacattaaaTTCTGATCCTTTTAGCCTTCCTACCCCTACTCCTCAtctcaaacacaaaaagaaGAGACTATGTTGGAGCTCAACAGTAGTATTTCCTCCAATCCCTTGCTCTCCTTGTCCCTTTGTTTCTTCATCCCAGTACTCTTCATTATCATCTTCAGCTTCCTTTCTAATAAGTCTCAATCATCTCCCTCCAAAACCCCATGCCCACAATCATACCCCATCATCGGAAACCTGGTGGGTCTCCTCCGCAACCGCCACCGCCTCCACGACTGGGTCACCGACATGCTCTCCCAAACCCCATCATCCACTTTCCAAGTCCGCAACTTCCTCGACCTCTCCCATGGCGTCTGCACCGCCAACCCCGCCAACGTCGATCACTTCCTCCACTCCAACTTCCAAAACTACATCAAAGGCTCTCGCTTCCACGACGTCCTCTCGGAGCTCCTCGGCGACGGCATCTTCAACGTCGACGCCCCTCTCTGGACTCTCCAGCGCAAGATCGCAAGCCACGAGTTCAAAACCAACTCCCTCAAACACTTCATCTCCGACACCGTCGCTTCCGAGATCTCGACCCGCCTCATTCCTTTCCTCTCCGCCGCCAGCGACGGCGACAACAGAGTCGTCGATCTTCAAGACGTGTTGCAGAGATTTGGCTTCGACAACATATGCCACGTTGCATTTGGCGTGAACCCCGCGTGCTTGGTCTCCGACAACATGCACCAAAACACGCCGAGCTCCGACTTCGCCAAAGCTTTTGATGATGCCGTGGAGATTAGCTCATCAAGGTTTTTGTCGCCGCTTCCTCTGCTATGGAAGTTGAAAAGATTTCTCAACATTGGCTCGGAAAAAAGATACAAGGAAGCCATAGAAGTGATCAGCCGCTACGCCATGGATATCATCCGGTCCAAAGAACAAGATCAAGAAGGTGATCAAGATTTGTTGTCCAGATTCATGTTCTCGAGCTTGAGCATGGAGTTCCAAGAtgaagaacacaagagaaagtTCTTGAGAGACATAGTCATAAGCTTCATACTTGCTGGGAGAGACACAACGTCAACGGCCTTGACATGGTTCTTCTGGTTGATATCCGGGCACCCTCGGTGCGCGAGTTTGATACACGCGGAGTTATCGGCCGTGGCGTTGGCGCCGGCGAAAGAGCCTCGAATTTTCAGCTACGACGAGCTGAAGAAGCTCCATTACCTACATGCAGCTCTATCGGAGACCATGAGGTTGTTCCCACCCTTACCGATCAATTCCAGATTGACGGTGGATGATGATGTTTTACCAGATGGGACTCGCGTGGGGAAGGGGTGGTTTGCCGATTACTCGGCTTATGCGATGGGGAGGATGGAGAGGGTGTGGGGAGAGGATTGTAGGGAGTTTAGGCCGGAGAGGTGGTTGGACGATGATGGGGCTTTTCAGCCGTCGGATCAGAATCGGTTCCCGGTGTTTCATTGTGGGCCCAGGATTTGTTTGGGGAAGGAGATGGCTTATTTGCAGATGAAGTCGGTGGCGGCGGCTGTGATGAATGAGTTTGATGTCGTGGCCGTTGATGGCGGTGCAACTGCAGAGAAGATGATGAACCCGCCTTACACACTAGCGCTACTACTTAAGATGAGGGGCGGATTGCCTGTTAAACTAATAAGGAGGAGACAGCTACACATGTGCTAGGTAGGGTGCCACGTGGTAGATTATGATTTCCTTTTCTGAGGGCAATGTGTGAATTTTAGTGTGAGACCTTGTGTTTTGCTAAAATTGTTAATTTGCGtataaaactataatttttactttattattttttaatttgcgtataaaactataattttataacATAATAAGTCAACTTTTTACGACAAAAACCATTTTCGAGTTTCGACCGATAATTTATCCTAAGATGGTACATCTATGGGAGCTAGAAAGTTGAAGGAATAGGAGATGTTCCGCCGGGCTTGAGATAGGTGAAGCAACTGATCGTTTCCAGCTGAAGAAGTGctagaaagtaaaataaatctaaaatttttataaattgatgtgacaagaatttttaaattaaaaaaatataattatctcCCATATTTGTTACTTACGGTCTGCTAcgttaatttaattttttttttaaatttatttatttgactcTTTAGCACTTCTgtttaaacacatttttaaccGACAGTTTGCTGCCGCTAATTCACATCAGATTCTGCTTTTGCTTGACTCAGTGGTCACAGATTATAATTATCACTATTTTCGCCACAGAAAAGGACTCCTGATTAtggttttctttctctttcttaggagagagagagagagacaattCTTTACCCAAACAAGTTGCATTGAAAGAAAAGTTAAtctcattcatatatatatatatatatatatataaaagccgagttttggcttaaagagtgcgtagaattgtgacacgtgttttgaatccatattttttttgttagtgaacTAGTCTTATTAGAGAGTGCCTAGAATTGCAACACATGACGTTTTAAAGAGTTTAGTAAACgtttagatgttagccttttagttttagtgagacaattaaaatataggaattttatttgtaatgcattgaattgttttaatgaaaaaaacaaaaggtttttaaattctctctttctctccctttatttaatttttttttttttatcttctcttgctttctgtttatatctcaatgaaAGACCATTAAAAcgtatgagttttatttgtaatatatttaattgttttaataaagaaaacaaaaggttctcaaagtctctctttctctctttatttttcttttttatcttctcttgctttctttttatatcttaatgtgagacaattaaaacttaggaattttatttggaatgcatttaattgatttcttaatgaagaaaacaaaaggttctcaaattctctatttctctctccgtttctttttcctttctcttatCTTGCTTTCTTTTTAAATCTCAATGTTCTTTTGTCAATTTCACACTCTATTCAGGATAAAAGACGAGAAATAGtttccaatcgttgtttcttaatgaaaaattatggtacaattcttttatttatttattttttatttgctaaAAAAGTTCTTTTGAATTTCCCAATTGttatttctcaatgaaaaattatactacagttcttttcttttctttcttttcttttttttgctagaatagttattttcaataatattagtattttcatttttttccttttttatctttatttctggTACtcatgttcttccatttttgtttttttgtttccctttttttataatttatatattattttttattcaaatgatttacttttcttttctaaaatttacattgaattcaggaTTCAGGATATAATAGTGATAGAGTTTCGTATcgttattttttgttgataattttttagtttgtgttgttgttcattgagtaATTTGTTTATctgtttacatgcttaattaataGACGACATTGGTTTTCAAGGTTTTAATTGGAATCGGGAAACGTATAtagtagaaaaagacaattattttaattatattaaaattttatttttagtttttttatctttaggttatgttcttccattattatcccttaaattttatactaatttatatattatttattcaaattgattaattttcttttgtaaatttcacattgaattaagagaaatgatagtgagagagtttcctatcattatttatGGTACGatgtatgatgttttttttttagattatgtcaatgttcattgtgtagatttttttttgtcttaatttgttttcctgtatgaattaaaattagtttcttccattttttttccttaaattttatactaatttatatattatttattcaaattgaattaagtattatcaatgtccaaatcaaataaggaaacaaataatacaaatcatatcatatatcatatataatagcCGAAGCTTTCTTTTGAAGTGCCTTCAAATCGTGACATGTGGtgtgaaccaattttttttaaatactaaaccaattttttaagtcattattttaaaaactgaacagttaaaaattaaacggttcatatttttgttctctctatctttctttttttcctctctctcaacgtctctctctctctcttttttttttttttttttctaagttattcactctcattccacatctctctctctctctctctctctcatttttttcctctctctatgtctctctcttttttctctccaagtctttcaatgtcattcaacatctctctcttaatttcaaaacaaaacaaaaaacatctctctccctccactctccaacattaatatctctcatcttttttctctccatctctatctttctctttctccattcTCCAACAtttacaaaaacataatctaatGGCCTAAAAATCCAACTTGGAGGTAACTATTCTtcttaacccttttttttttttttttttttcataccaacAATGTTtcaacatattctaatttatataaattaaactaaaattaaaggtcttaagttttaattcatttgaatgtttgaggattttttttttttttttgtaatttacttggattttcaagtatatatattttttttctctacttttgaaagcaacattattttgcttttttttttttttttttaatattcggaattatataggttttattNNNNNNNNNNNNNNNNNNNNNNNNNNNNNNNNNNNNNNNNNNNNNNNNNNNNNNNNNNNNNNNNNNNNNNNNNNNNNNNNNNNNNNNNNNNNNNNNNNNNTTGTAAATGCACTTAACTCTGATGGGATTTGGATGGGGAGCTACAGGGGAGTGATACAGGAGGCTAAGGAGCTCTGTGGCCCACAGACTTTCAAAGTTTGCTTTAGAATCACGTGTAGACCAGCTTTGCTTAGAGCACTTTCCTGAATGTATTCAGGAACTTATTTTTGTTGAGAAGGTTTATATCAATAATATTTGAAGCACgactttttctataaaaaaaaaaactgtcttAATATTCATTGACTATTTATCTTATTCTTATATAAAGATGTAAGataatgttaaattattagtttaaattaataattaaacattaaaTTCTGATCCTTTTAGCCTTCCTACCCCTACTCCTcatcacaaacacaaaaagAAGAGGCTATGTTGGAGGTCAACAGTAGTATTTCCTCCGATCCCTTGCTCTCCTTAACCCTTTGTTTCTTCATCCCAGTACTCTTCATTATCATCTTCAGCTTCCTTTCTAATAAGTCTCAATCATCTCCCTCCAAAACCCCATGCCCACAATCATACCCCATCATCGGAAACCTGGTGGGTCTCCTCCGCAACCGCCACCGCCTCCACGACTGGGTCACCGACATGCTCTCCCAAACCCCATCATCCACTTTCCAAGTCCGCAACTTCCTCGACCTCTCCCATGGCGTCTGCACCGCCAACCCCGCCAACGTCGATCACTTCCTCCACTCCAACTTCCAAAACTACATCAAAGGCTCTCGCTTCCACGACGTCCTCTCGGAGCTCCTCGGCGACGGCATCTTCAACGTCGACGCCCCTCTCTGGACTCTCCAGCGCAAGATCGCAAGCCACGAGTTCAAAACCAACTCCCTCAAACACTTCATCTCCGACACCGTCGCTTCCGAGATCTCGACCCGCCTCATTCCTTTCCTCTCCGCCGCCAGCGACGGCGACAACAGAGTCGTCGATCTTCAAGACGTGTTGCAGAGATTTGGCTTCGACAACATATGCCACGTTGCATTTGGCGTGAACCCCGCGTGCTTGGTCTCCGACAACATGCACCAAAACACGCCGAGCTCCGACTTCGCCAAAGCTTTTGATGATGCCGTGGAGATTAGCTCATCAAGGTTTTTGTCGCCGCTTCCTCTGCTATGGAAGTTGAAAAGATTTCTCAACATTGGCTCGGAAAAAAGATACAAGGAAGCCATAGAAGTGATCAGCCGCTACGCCATGGATATCATCCGGTCCAAAGAACAAGATCAAGAAGGTGATCAAGATTTGTTGTCCAGATTCATGTTCTCGAGCTTGAGCATGGAGTTCCAAGAtgaagaacacaagagaaagtTCTTGAGAGACATAGTCATAAGCTTCATACTTGCTGGGAGAGACACAACGTCAACGGCCTTGACATGGTTCTTCTGGTTGATATCCGGGCACCCTCGGTGCACGCGTTTGATACACGCGGAGTTATCGGCCGTGGCGTTGGCGCCGGCGAAAGAGCCGCGAATTTTCAGCTACGACGAGCTGAAGAAGCTCCATTACCTACATGCAGCTCTATCGGAGACCATGCGGTTGTTCCCACCCTTACCGATCAATTCCAGATTGACGGTGGATGATGATGTTTTACCAGATGGGACTCGCGTGGGGAAGGGGTGGTTTGCCGATTACTCGGCTTATGCGATGGGGAGGATGGAGAGGGTGTGGGGAGAGGATTGTAGGGAGTTTAGGCCGGAGAGGTGGTTGGACGATGATGGGGCTTTTCAGCCGTCGGATCAGAATCGGTTCCCGGTGTTTCATTGTGGGCCCAGGATTTGTTTGGGGAAGGAGATGGCTTATTTGCAGATGAAGTCGGTGGCGGCGGCTGTGATGAATGAGTTTGATGTCGTGGTCGTTGATGGCGGTGCAACTGCAGAGAAGATGATGAACCCGCCTTACACACTAGCGCTACTACTTAAGATGAGGGGCGGATTACCTGTTAAACTAATAAGGAGGAGACAGCTACACATGTGCTAGGTAGGGTGCCACGTGGTAGATTATGATTACCTTTTCTGAGGGCATTGTGTGAATTTTAGTGTGAGACCTTGTGTTTTGCTAAAATTGTTAATTTGCGtataaaactataatttttactttattattttttaatttgcgtataaaactataattttataacATAATAAGTCAACTTTTTACGACAAAAACCATTTTCGAGTTTCGACCGAAAATTTATCCTAAGATGGTACATCTATGGGAGCTAGAAAGTTGAAGGAATAGGAGATGTTCCGCCGGGCTTGAGATAGGTGAAGCAACTGCTCGTTTCCAGCTGAAGAAGTGctagaaagtaaaataaatctaaaaattttataaattgatgtgacaagaatttttaaattaaaaaaatataattatctcTCATGTTTGTTATTTACGGTCTGTTAcgttaatttaaattttttttaaaatttatttatttgactttttagCACTTTCTTTTCGGTTGAGCAGAAAGGCGGTAAAGCTTCAAACACATTTTTAACCGACAGTTTGCTGCCGCTAATTCACATCAGATTCTGCTTTTGCTTGACTCAGTGGTCACGGATTATAATTATCACTATTTTCGCCACAGAAAAGGACTCCTGATTAtcgttttctttctctttcttaggggagagagagagagacaattCTTTACCCAAAGAAGTTGCATTGAAAGAAAAGttaatctcatatatatatatatatatataaaaaccgaGTTTTGGCTTAAAGAGTGTATAGAATTGTAACACGTGTCTTTaatctatatttttttgttagtgaacTAGTCTTATTAGAGAGTGCCTNNNNNNNNNNNNNNNNNNNNNNNNNNNNNNNNNNNNNNNNNNNNNNNNNNNNNNNNNNNNNNNNNNNNNNNNNNNNNNNNNNNNNNNNNNNNNNNNNNNNctttttttttttttttttttttttttttcagaccaacaatgttttaacatattctaatttatataaattaaactaaaattaaaggtcttatgttttaattcatttgaatgtttgtggatttttttttttgtgtgtaatttactcggattttcaggcatatttttaagttttttttttttctctacttttgaaagcaatattattttgcttttttttttaatattcggaattatataggttttatttgtattgaaataagatagatgatttatttgattgcattaaatcttgattgaaagatcaatttttttttaaagactaaaccgattttttaactcattattttaaaaagtgaacagttaaaaattgaacggttcgTATTTTTGTTCggtctctatctctctctttttcctctctctcaacgtctcctttctctttctccactctccaacattaacgaaaacataatatattggcctaaaaattcaaggaaaaaatataatttaaccccccaaactactagccatttcaattttagccccctaatgtttaaaaagtgataaaatagcccatcaaactaccaaacagttgcaattttgccactctgttagtcattaccgtcaaataggatgaaaaattcaaaattacgtTGTTTAggtaaggttaagttactaaaatgcccttctagaaaaaaaaatcaatttcaaaaatgcccccaaaacgacgtcattttgaggaaaaaaaaaaagaaatctggtggtttaggggtggctcaccggccaccccataggccatgggggtggccagcgagCCACTCCCAAGCCATGGGGTTGGCTgccaagccacccctaaaccaccagatttatttttcttttcttttcttttcttttcttttttcttttcttttttttttttctttttctttcttgaaaacGACTTCGTTTTGGGGAGCATTtcttaaattgattttttttttttttttcaaaatggcattttagtaacttaactttgctaaaacgacgtagttttgaattttctatcctatttgacagtaatgattaccggagtggccaaattacaaatgtttggtagtttggaggatactttatcactttttgaacattagggagCTAAAATGAAAGtgactggtagtttggagggctaaattatatttttttccaaaattcaacttagaggtaattattcttcttaaactttttttttttttttttttttttttcagaccaacaatgttttaacatattttgatttatataaattaaactaaaattaaaagtcttatgttttaattcatttgaattttttttttttttaatattcagaattatatatgttttatttgtatcgaaataagatagatgatttatttgattgcattaaatcttgattgaaagatttttttttttaacaattttttattttgtattcgtaattttttttttctctcaaatgtttagaattatgtgaattttatttgtatttaaatataacctttagcatgtctttttattgaaagagtgatgattgattttttaacatgactattttagcctgtaattaaaaaaaaaaaaaaaaaaatgcgtttaagttttaaaatcaaatataataaagaacCCTGTGCATAAATAGATACATAGatacttcttcttcatttttgtagaggaaccaaaaagaattttccttccaaaatgcttcttcttcatttttgtagaacgcttatcatatcatttttggatttatttttgtatatcTAGGTATAAATTTTTCACTActgtaaattaattatttttatgtttgtttctctagaaagtttcattgtattgaaatataataagtatcacaccaacaagattttatgttttacttcatttgaatattttattaaattattattattatttttttttttttcgttttgtgATTTACTCGATTTTTCTGGTATTTTTTGGAAGTGTTGatagaaatttatttgattgcattcaatattgagtgaaatgtgtgttttattttgtattaaaaagaagagagaagattttgtttattttactatgtatttttttctaaaattattagaactttataggttttatttgcattacaatataataagtatcacatcaacaatatcaaaatttcctactaattttctattaatattttgatcatcaaaattcaagtttcattcttgctattttttttttttttttccttttatacttttcattaagtagaTGTTTggtacatttcaaaaaaaaaataaaaaaatacatgctCAGTAATTTACtggtgtataacctttagtatgtattttcacacacctattttaacttataattaaaagtaagatgagatgcgtttaagttttgaaattaaattataagaaagaatCCCAcgcatagcgcgggttatgtgctagttacttaaaaaaaagacTCCTGATCATACCATAGTGTGCAACAACTGTGTGAGAGataaattacaaagaaaatttAACGATAATGCTAAGGCTAATTGCCATGAAGATGTTCCTACGACCCATGAAAACAACAGCACAAGAAAGTTTTGCCTTTGAAACAAGTAACCAAATGACTATGCACTCTTTGCACACTGTCGAAAGCATGTGGCATCAAAGTTCAAAGCAGAACTTAATAGACAGGCAAaattaatttcccaaaaaaaagtGCTTAATAAGACTTCCCGCAGTGTATCAGGCTTCCAGCACCCAAGAAAAGACCAAAAATAGCCGCGCTGCCTAGTGTGGTTTGACCAATATACCTGATCTTCATAAGTCCTGGTACCTGCATCCACCACCATTAacaatatacatataatataaatCTTAAAATAAATGCTGATATTGATAGTTAAAGCAAATAAATCGATTTGTAATTGCCATTGCATGGGtaatagaatatatattttaaaatgtgGGCTGCATATCTAAGCTGTAGAGAAGGAGATTCTATGGTTAAGGGATATAGATTCTGGATCAAAGAGATAAACCTATTGTTAAGGGGATAGAGCAAGAGGCAAGGCTAG from Corylus avellana chromosome ca10, CavTom2PMs-1.0 includes:
- the LOC132164303 gene encoding cytochrome P450 CYP94D108-like — protein: MLELNSSISSNPLLSLSLCFFIPVLFIIIFSFLSNKSQSSPSKTPCPQSYPIIGNLVGLLRNRHRLHDWVTDMLSQTPSSTFQVRNFLDLSHGVCTANPANVDHFLHSNFQNYIKGSRFHDVLSELLGDGIFNVDAPLWTLQRKIASHEFKTNSLKHFISDTVASEISTRLIPFLSAASDGDNRVVDLQDVLQRFGFDNICHVAFGVNPACLVSDNMHQNTPSSDFAKAFDDAVEISSSRFLSPLPLLWKLKRFLNIGSEKRYKEAIEVISRYAMDIIRSKEQDQEGDQDLLSRFMFSSLSMEFQDEEHKRKFLRDIVISFILAGRDTTSTALTWFFWLISGHPRCASLIHAELSAVALAPAKEPRIFSYDELKKLHYLHAALSETMRLFPPLPINSRLTVDDDVLPDGTRVGKGWFADYSAYAMGRMERVWGEDCREFRPERWLDDDGAFQPSDQNRFPVFHCGPRICLGKEMAYLQMKSVAAAVMNEFDVVAVDGGATAEKMMNPPYTLALLLKMRGGLPVKLIRRRQLHMC
- the LOC132163870 gene encoding cytochrome P450 CYP94D108-like codes for the protein MLEVNSSISSDPLLSLTLCFFIPVLFIIIFSFLSNKSQSSPSKTPCPQSYPIIGNLVGLLRNRHRLHDWVTDMLSQTPSSTFQVRNFLDLSHGVCTANPANVDHFLHSNFQNYIKGSRFHDVLSELLGDGIFNVDAPLWTLQRKIASHEFKTNSLKHFISDTVASEISTRLIPFLSAASDGDNRVVDLQDVLQRFGFDNICHVAFGVNPACLVSDNMHQNTPSSDFAKAFDDAVEISSSRFLSPLPLLWKLKRFLNIGSEKRYKEAIEVISRYAMDIIRSKEQDQEGDQDLLSRFMFSSLSMEFQDEEHKRKFLRDIVISFILAGRDTTSTALTWFFWLISGHPRCTRLIHAELSAVALAPAKEPRIFSYDELKKLHYLHAALSETMRLFPPLPINSRLTVDDDVLPDGTRVGKGWFADYSAYAMGRMERVWGEDCREFRPERWLDDDGAFQPSDQNRFPVFHCGPRICLGKEMAYLQMKSVAAAVMNEFDVVVVDGGATAEKMMNPPYTLALLLKMRGGLPVKLIRRRQLHMC
- the LOC132163341 gene encoding uncharacterized protein LOC132163341; this translates as MARDSCLARVGAGVAVGGAVGGAVGAVYGTYEAIRFKVPGLMKIRYIGQTTLGSAAIFGLFLGAGSLIHCGKSY